A section of the Paenibacillus aurantius genome encodes:
- a CDS encoding nucleoside deaminase, producing the protein MTYDERFMEMAVRLATDNVTSSHGGPFGCVIVRDGQVIGTGVNEVTAHYDPSAHAEVQAIRAACSRLQSFQLTGCEVYASCEPCPMCFGALYWARPAAIYFGSTKEDAASIGFDDAFIYEELDRPMEKRSIPMIRKVTAATGEPFQAWTRSAAKKEY; encoded by the coding sequence ATGACATACGATGAGAGGTTCATGGAAATGGCGGTCCGCCTTGCCACGGACAATGTAACGAGCAGCCATGGCGGTCCGTTCGGCTGTGTGATCGTGAGAGACGGGCAGGTCATAGGAACGGGAGTCAACGAAGTAACCGCTCATTACGACCCGAGCGCCCATGCCGAGGTTCAGGCCATTCGGGCGGCCTGCAGCCGCCTCCAAAGCTTTCAGCTGACCGGCTGCGAGGTGTATGCGAGCTGCGAGCCTTGTCCGATGTGCTTCGGTGCTCTTTATTGGGCGCGTCCGGCCGCCATTTACTTCGGCAGCACGAAGGAGGATGCCGCTTCCATAGGCTTTGACGATGCCTTCATCTACGAGGAGCTGGATCGGCCTATGGAGAAAAGGTCGATTCCCATGATCCGGAAGGTAACGGCGGCGACCGGTGAGCCTTTCCAGGCTTGGACCCGCTCCGCCGCGAAGAAGGAGTATTGA
- a CDS encoding sodium-dependent transporter: MSNQSSGGQPPTGADHFSRSGFIFAAIGSAVGLGNMWKFPYITGKYGGAAFFLLFVIFLVLVGLPVLLAEMTIGRGGRGSAYTSFRNLSKVKVWGTFGFLAILGAFMILSFYGVVAGWTLHYAFLSFTGSLFSSSDYGGTFASFSGSYVPVFWLLVVMVLTGWVVARGISGGIEKFNKILIPALLVILLVLMGRALTLPGAMEGVRFFLKPDFSKLTAESALVALGHAFFSLSLGMGTMLTYGAYVDRRQSLGGAAAAIGLGDLFYALLAGMIIFPTSAAFALKADQGPSLIFVVLPAAFGAMPYGTFFGGLFFVLLAIAALTSAVSLLEVPVIYAMEKWKLARTKAAWGTAALIFLVGIPSALSVGGPLSRFTLGGKTYFDLLDFAASNVLLPVGGLVVTLFTGYAWKKAGEEAGLTGPLYRIWLFVLRYVAPVMILLIFLYSLGLFG; the protein is encoded by the coding sequence ATGTCCAATCAATCTAGCGGCGGTCAGCCGCCAACCGGCGCGGATCACTTCAGCCGCTCGGGCTTTATCTTTGCCGCCATAGGCAGCGCGGTCGGTCTGGGGAACATGTGGAAATTCCCTTATATTACGGGCAAATATGGCGGAGCCGCCTTCTTCCTGCTATTCGTTATTTTTCTAGTCTTGGTGGGACTGCCCGTCCTGCTTGCGGAAATGACCATCGGGCGGGGAGGCCGGGGGAGTGCCTACACCTCCTTCCGCAATCTGTCCAAGGTAAAGGTATGGGGGACTTTTGGATTTCTGGCGATTTTGGGGGCTTTTATGATTCTGTCCTTCTACGGGGTGGTGGCGGGCTGGACGCTTCATTACGCCTTCCTTTCCTTTACGGGCAGCCTATTCTCCAGCTCCGACTACGGGGGGACCTTCGCGTCCTTCAGCGGAAGCTATGTTCCGGTTTTCTGGCTTCTGGTCGTCATGGTTCTGACCGGCTGGGTCGTGGCAAGGGGCATATCGGGAGGCATTGAGAAGTTCAACAAAATTCTCATTCCCGCTCTTCTCGTCATTCTGCTTGTTCTGATGGGAAGGGCGTTGACGCTTCCGGGTGCCATGGAGGGGGTGCGCTTCTTCCTGAAGCCGGATTTCTCCAAGCTGACGGCGGAATCCGCCCTGGTTGCCCTTGGCCATGCCTTCTTCTCGCTTTCCCTTGGGATGGGAACCATGCTTACCTATGGGGCCTATGTCGACAGGCGGCAGTCGCTCGGCGGGGCGGCAGCGGCCATCGGTCTCGGGGATCTGTTCTATGCGCTGCTGGCCGGGATGATTATTTTCCCTACCTCAGCCGCGTTCGCCTTGAAGGCCGATCAGGGACCGAGCTTGATCTTCGTCGTGCTTCCGGCCGCCTTCGGGGCGATGCCGTACGGCACCTTCTTCGGCGGACTCTTCTTTGTTCTGCTGGCCATCGCGGCGCTCACCTCGGCGGTTTCTCTTCTCGAGGTGCCCGTAATCTACGCCATGGAAAAATGGAAGCTGGCCCGGACGAAGGCCGCCTGGGGCACAGCTGCCCTGATTTTTCTCGTGGGAATTCCATCCGCCCTGTCGGTTGGAGGGCCTCTAAGCAGATTCACCCTTGGGGGAAAAACCTACTTCGACCTGCTCGATTTCGCCGCCTCCAATGTCTTGCTCCCCGTCGGAGGACTGGTCGTTACCTTGTTCACGGGCTATGCCTGGAAGAAGGCGGGAGAAGAAGCCGGACTGACCGGGCCGCTTTACCGGATTTGGCTGTTTGTGCTGCGGTATGTGGCTCCGGTTATGATTCTTCTCATCTTTCTCTATTCCCTCGGCTTGTTCGGTTAA
- a CDS encoding ferritin-like domain-containing protein produces MYPYYGNPYTDAYYRPAPDPKLVNDLVKAINGEYSAIVCYNQLAQLAPSEKEKKRILEIREDEVRHYRTFTGIYTSLTGRQPSPQMTEECAKQYAKGLRTAIEDEQDTVDFYHEVANTASDPYISESFRRAAADEQNHAVWFLYFLTGRPSS; encoded by the coding sequence ATGTACCCTTATTACGGGAACCCCTACACGGATGCTTACTACCGGCCGGCGCCGGATCCGAAGCTGGTTAACGACCTGGTTAAGGCGATTAACGGGGAATACAGCGCGATTGTCTGCTACAACCAGCTGGCTCAGCTTGCCCCATCCGAGAAAGAAAAGAAGCGGATTCTCGAAATCCGCGAGGACGAGGTCCGTCATTACCGGACCTTTACGGGGATCTATACGTCACTGACGGGTAGGCAGCCGAGCCCCCAGATGACGGAAGAGTGTGCCAAGCAGTACGCCAAAGGCCTTAGGACCGCGATAGAGGATGAGCAGGACACGGTTGATTTCTATCACGAAGTGGCAAACACCGCATCCGATCCTTACATCAGCGAGAGCTTTCGCCGCGCGGCGGCCGACGAGCAGAATCATGCGGTTTGGTTTCTTTACTTTTTGACGGGACGGCCTTCTTCTTAA
- a CDS encoding transglycosylase domain-containing protein: MKHEKGKEEGAVKKSGKKPRKRSWVVRLAGWSLLVFLVIGLAAGGWAANKGWAMYQATDISKLDTDPPRSTVIYDKNGGIMSELTSSRMEYIPVSQFPRTMKDAIVAVEDSRFYEHHGLDFQGLSRALYTNLRNGGVVQGGSTITQQLAKTMLLSPEQTLQRKISEAAAALKIEQTYSKDQIMEMYLNHIYFGQGAWGLQRAAQVYFGKNAEELTLAESALLAGLPKAPNSYSPVANPQKAKDRRNLVLSLMAQQGKITAEERDKAQAEEIRLAEKSILAESNKYPSYVDHVISEAVNKYKMDEQEVLSAGLRIYTNLDPKVQEAAEAVYNDPSFFPEDIGGLQSAIVLLDAKTGGIRGLVGARGTGSREYRSFNYATQNERQPGSAIKPIVVYAPALQAGFKPQDLINDVETDFGNYKPNNYGEKFHGWVTVEEALAQSYNVPAVALMKEVGIAKAMDFGRKAGLPILDKDRVFGLALGGMTRGTNPLAMAQAYTMFANEGKLSQAYAITKITDSHDKVLHEAKPVVKELLDANTAFTMTAMMERVVQEGTGTNAKMDRPVAGKTGTVQLPNVAEFRNKNGEVLDGSKDAWFVGYTPELVAAVWLGYPSTNKEHYLTTTGGKLPAALFREVMTRALKDEPVTAFRQPDGYAVAGGEIKRINAEAGIQFADEGESYTEPRDKRPAVKTASAGRERQGDKPKAAEPVPVEEKAAQPPAKEANVPASGSGKGEAGGAGTGGTAAGGSGTTADSGGTPSGGTASGSGASSGSGSTASGGKTPQGGTTTSGGTPSGSGTTSAGTTGGGTANGGTTSAGTTSGTTTSSTGSGGASTPAPTQAPAPAPTPTAAPKTQETAKPVS, translated from the coding sequence ATGAAGCACGAGAAAGGAAAGGAAGAAGGGGCGGTCAAGAAGTCCGGGAAGAAGCCTCGCAAGAGGTCCTGGGTAGTCAGGCTGGCGGGATGGTCCCTGCTGGTTTTCTTGGTGATTGGACTGGCCGCAGGAGGATGGGCGGCTAACAAAGGATGGGCGATGTACCAGGCGACGGACATTTCCAAGCTGGATACGGATCCTCCTCGGTCCACCGTTATCTACGATAAGAACGGCGGAATCATGTCGGAGCTGACCAGCTCGCGTATGGAATACATACCGGTTTCCCAATTTCCCCGAACCATGAAAGATGCCATCGTGGCAGTGGAAGACAGCCGGTTCTATGAGCACCACGGACTAGACTTTCAAGGGCTGAGCCGGGCTCTTTATACGAATCTGAGAAACGGGGGAGTCGTGCAGGGGGGAAGCACCATTACCCAGCAGCTGGCCAAGACGATGCTGCTCAGCCCGGAGCAGACGCTCCAGCGGAAGATAAGCGAAGCCGCCGCCGCCTTGAAGATCGAACAAACTTATTCCAAGGATCAGATCATGGAGATGTACTTAAATCACATCTATTTCGGCCAGGGGGCCTGGGGGCTTCAACGGGCCGCTCAGGTATACTTCGGCAAAAATGCCGAAGAGCTGACCTTGGCTGAGTCGGCCCTCCTGGCCGGGCTTCCGAAAGCTCCGAACAGCTATTCACCCGTAGCCAATCCGCAAAAGGCCAAGGACCGGCGCAACCTGGTCTTAAGCCTTATGGCGCAGCAAGGCAAAATTACGGCGGAGGAAAGGGACAAGGCCCAGGCCGAGGAGATTCGGCTGGCGGAGAAATCGATTCTTGCCGAGTCCAATAAGTATCCTTCCTATGTGGATCATGTCATCAGTGAGGCCGTCAACAAATACAAGATGGACGAGCAGGAGGTTTTGTCCGCCGGTCTTAGAATTTACACCAATCTGGATCCCAAAGTGCAGGAAGCGGCGGAAGCGGTCTACAACGACCCGTCCTTCTTCCCTGAAGATATAGGCGGGCTGCAGAGCGCCATCGTTCTGCTGGATGCCAAAACCGGGGGAATCCGCGGACTGGTCGGAGCAAGAGGGACCGGAAGCCGCGAATACCGGAGCTTCAACTACGCCACGCAAAATGAACGGCAGCCCGGCTCGGCCATCAAGCCTATCGTGGTCTATGCCCCTGCCCTCCAGGCCGGCTTCAAGCCCCAGGATTTGATTAACGACGTGGAGACGGATTTCGGTAATTACAAGCCGAACAACTACGGGGAGAAATTCCACGGCTGGGTCACGGTAGAAGAAGCCCTCGCCCAGTCCTATAACGTTCCGGCCGTCGCCTTGATGAAGGAAGTAGGCATCGCGAAGGCGATGGACTTCGGAAGAAAGGCCGGCCTGCCCATTCTGGACAAGGACCGGGTATTCGGATTGGCGCTTGGCGGGATGACCCGGGGAACGAACCCGCTGGCCATGGCCCAGGCCTACACGATGTTCGCCAATGAAGGCAAGCTGTCCCAGGCCTATGCCATTACCAAAATCACCGACAGCCACGATAAGGTGCTTCATGAGGCCAAGCCGGTCGTGAAGGAGCTGCTCGACGCCAACACCGCCTTTACCATGACGGCCATGATGGAGAGGGTCGTCCAGGAAGGGACGGGAACGAACGCCAAAATGGACCGCCCGGTTGCCGGCAAGACAGGTACCGTGCAGCTGCCGAACGTAGCCGAGTTCCGCAATAAGAACGGCGAGGTCCTGGACGGCTCCAAGGATGCCTGGTTCGTCGGCTACACGCCGGAGCTGGTGGCCGCCGTATGGCTCGGGTACCCATCGACGAATAAGGAGCATTACCTCACGACGACGGGAGGCAAGCTTCCGGCCGCGCTGTTCCGCGAGGTGATGACCCGGGCACTGAAGGATGAACCGGTGACGGCCTTCCGCCAGCCTGACGGCTATGCCGTCGCCGGAGGAGAAATCAAGCGGATCAATGCCGAGGCGGGAATCCAATTCGCCGATGAGGGCGAATCCTACACCGAGCCGCGCGATAAGCGGCCAGCCGTGAAGACCGCTTCCGCGGGAAGGGAGCGGCAGGGGGATAAGCCGAAGGCGGCGGAGCCCGTACCCGTGGAAGAGAAAGCCGCGCAGCCGCCGGCGAAGGAGGCGAATGTGCCGGCTTCCGGCAGCGGGAAAGGAGAAGCCGGGGGCGCCGGTACCGGCGGAACCGCGGCAGGAGGAAGCGGCACGACGGCGGATAGTGGCGGTACGCCATCGGGCGGTACGGCTTCCGGCAGCGGTGCTTCGTCGGGCAGCGGCTCGACGGCGTCTGGAGGCAAGACACCGCAGGGCGGCACCACGACGAGCGGGGGAACCCCATCCGGCAGTGGAACGACATCCGCCGGTACGACAGGGGGCGGTACGGCGAACGGCGGGACCACGTCCGCTGGAACGACTAGCGGCACGACGACGAGCAGTACCGGAAGCGGCGGGGCGTCCACGCCGGCTCCGACGCAAGCTCCAGCGCCTGCCCCTACCCCGACGGCAGCTCCCAAGACCCAGGAAACCGCCAAGCCGGTCTCCTAA
- a CDS encoding GNAT family N-acetyltransferase, with product MNGIQPMRREDYERSIRLSEFAFQYEFTEEERAARMAKIKPEEHYGYYIDGTLAAKLMLMPMQVWLHGRKFDMGGIAGVATWPEYRRRGMVGQLLQHALEVMKEEGRTLSFLHPFSFGFYRRYGWETYVDYRKYELTAENLPRYPVQEGRVEATADWELLNGLYEAYASRYNGTLVRTEEWWQDRIFRFKKGRSVVCRNPSGEPEGYMIYQVKNKEMQIHEFVYLTEQARRSLWKFTSDHDSMAELFKMTAPGDDALPFLLEDPRIKQETVPYFMARIVDAALFLEQYPFTAGEGKREFVLHLEDLQAGWNRGSYRVAVDEEGRASVQRIESSPTDDHHREGTEAAPAGLACDIQTLAAVLIGYKRPGFLQRTGRLQGDDQAVNLLESLVPARQTYLLDFF from the coding sequence ATGAACGGAATCCAGCCCATGAGGCGGGAGGATTACGAGAGAAGCATTCGCTTGTCCGAGTTTGCCTTTCAATACGAGTTCACCGAGGAAGAAAGGGCGGCCCGGATGGCCAAAATCAAGCCGGAGGAGCATTACGGCTACTATATAGACGGGACGCTGGCGGCCAAGCTGATGCTCATGCCCATGCAGGTATGGCTTCACGGGCGGAAGTTCGATATGGGCGGAATCGCCGGTGTCGCGACCTGGCCCGAATACCGCCGGCGCGGCATGGTTGGGCAGCTGCTGCAGCATGCCCTGGAGGTGATGAAGGAGGAGGGCCGGACGCTTTCCTTCCTCCATCCGTTCTCCTTCGGGTTTTACCGCCGCTACGGCTGGGAAACCTATGTGGACTACCGCAAGTACGAGCTAACGGCGGAGAATCTCCCCCGCTATCCCGTGCAGGAAGGCCGAGTTGAGGCCACGGCCGATTGGGAGCTTCTGAACGGCTTGTACGAGGCTTATGCCAGCCGGTATAACGGCACGTTGGTGCGAACGGAGGAGTGGTGGCAGGACCGCATTTTCCGCTTCAAAAAAGGCCGTTCGGTCGTTTGCCGCAATCCGTCGGGAGAGCCCGAAGGGTATATGATCTACCAGGTCAAGAACAAGGAAATGCAAATTCACGAATTCGTTTATTTGACCGAGCAGGCCCGCCGAAGTCTGTGGAAATTTACGTCGGATCATGATTCGATGGCCGAGCTGTTTAAGATGACCGCACCCGGGGACGATGCGCTGCCTTTCCTGCTCGAAGACCCGCGGATCAAACAGGAAACGGTCCCTTATTTCATGGCCCGCATCGTGGATGCGGCCCTTTTCCTGGAGCAGTATCCCTTCACGGCGGGAGAAGGTAAGAGGGAGTTCGTCCTTCATCTCGAGGATTTGCAGGCCGGGTGGAACCGGGGCTCCTACCGCGTGGCCGTGGATGAAGAGGGCCGGGCGAGCGTTCAGCGTATCGAAAGCTCTCCGACGGACGACCATCACCGGGAAGGGACGGAAGCGGCTCCGGCAGGTCTGGCCTGTGATATCCAGACGCTGGCCGCCGTGCTGATCGGCTATAAGAGACCGGGCTTTCTTCAGAGAACCGGCCGGCTTCAAGGAGACGATCAAGCGGTAAACCTGCTGGAATCCCTTGTTCCAGCCAGGCAGACTTACCTGCTGGATTTCTTCTAA
- the infC gene encoding translation initiation factor IF-3, whose product MIRNEKIKAPEVDLTGLNGEKLGIVPTSEALEMARKGKADLVCLTLAASPPPCKLTARGEAKNQAKKSSQVKELRLTAAIEEHDYETKRRQAEKLLQGGDAVQLTIRLKGKEGPQAKELLERLARDLAGSGAKETGIQLSGKQAAVRLMPL is encoded by the coding sequence TTGATTAGAAATGAGAAGATCAAAGCCCCCGAGGTTGACCTGACGGGTCTGAACGGCGAAAAGCTCGGGATTGTGCCGACGAGCGAAGCCCTGGAGATGGCCAGAAAAGGCAAAGCCGATCTGGTGTGCCTCACGCTGGCCGCAAGCCCGCCTCCCTGCAAGCTTACCGCCCGGGGCGAAGCCAAAAATCAGGCGAAGAAAAGCTCTCAGGTGAAGGAGCTTCGTCTGACCGCCGCGATTGAGGAGCATGACTACGAGACGAAGCGGCGCCAAGCGGAGAAGCTGCTCCAGGGCGGAGACGCCGTCCAGCTGACCATAAGGCTGAAGGGAAAGGAAGGGCCCCAAGCCAAGGAATTGCTCGAAAGGCTCGCCCGCGATTTGGCCGGAAGCGGCGCCAAAGAAACGGGAATCCAGCTGAGCGGCAAGCAAGCGGCGGTCCGGCTTATGCCGCTGTAG
- a CDS encoding aldo/keto reductase produces MGKHITDTTTLNNGVAMPWLGFGVWQVKEGSEVIDSVKHALKAGYRSIDTAAVYGNEEGVGQAIRESGVAREELFVTTKVWNSEQGYESTLKAFEESRSKLGLDYIDLYLIHWPVKGKYKETWKAMEQLYKEKKVRAIGVSNFHVHHLEDLLADCEVTPAVDQVELHPLLSQRELRQFCRDKGIQIEAWSPLMQGKKFDHPDLVEIAGKYGKSVAQIILRWDIQNGIVTIPKSVTESRINENADIFNFELTQEDIAKIDALNENQRFGADPDNFNF; encoded by the coding sequence ATGGGCAAACACATCACCGATACGACGACACTGAACAATGGGGTTGCCATGCCATGGCTTGGCTTTGGAGTGTGGCAGGTAAAGGAAGGCAGCGAAGTCATCGACAGCGTGAAGCACGCGCTGAAGGCCGGCTACCGCAGCATTGATACCGCCGCCGTCTACGGCAATGAAGAAGGCGTTGGACAGGCGATCCGCGAGAGCGGAGTGGCCCGTGAGGAGCTTTTCGTCACCACGAAAGTATGGAATTCGGAGCAGGGCTACGAAAGCACCTTGAAGGCATTCGAGGAAAGCCGGAGCAAGCTTGGATTGGACTACATAGATCTTTACCTGATTCACTGGCCCGTTAAAGGCAAGTATAAGGAAACGTGGAAAGCGATGGAGCAGCTGTACAAGGAGAAGAAAGTACGGGCCATCGGCGTCAGCAATTTTCACGTCCATCATCTCGAGGACCTTCTGGCTGACTGCGAAGTGACGCCCGCTGTCGATCAGGTCGAGCTTCATCCGCTCTTGTCGCAGCGCGAGCTCCGCCAGTTCTGCCGGGACAAGGGCATTCAGATCGAGGCCTGGAGCCCGCTTATGCAGGGCAAAAAGTTCGATCACCCCGATCTGGTCGAGATCGCCGGCAAATATGGCAAATCGGTCGCCCAGATCATCCTGCGCTGGGATATTCAGAACGGAATCGTCACGATTCCGAAGTCGGTTACCGAGTCGCGGATAAACGAAAACGCGGACATCTTTAACTTCGAGCTGACTCAAGAGGACATCGCCAAAATCGATGCATTGAACGAGAACCAGCGTTTCGGAGCGGATCCGGACAATTTCAATTTCTAA